TATTGTGAGTTGTTCACATGCAAATAAGCTTCATCACATAAAGCCGTTATTGAAGCAGTTCGtcataaaaacacaacaaacgTCAACAGGAACAAGCTCGGTTATGGACGACAATGACGAGCAGGCAACGTGCGAGGCAAAGTAAACGACGGCTCTTACGAGTCATTTTGACTCAGGTAAGCTCTCGCGGGGCTTCTCCTCCTCTTGCTGCAACCCGGGCTCGGACTCGGGTGCAGGCGGGGACGGCATGGGCAGCGGGGTGGACGGACCTTTGCCGTCCGGGGTCTGGGCGCCACCCCCGCTGGCCGAGGGCTGGCCTATGATTACTGTGTTGCCTGTTTTTAAAAATCAACGTCAAGAAAAATGTCCAGTGCCCCCATGTGGCCGACTTCACATCTGACGGTCGCAGCTCGATCTCGTCGCACATAACTTGACATCTACCTCTGCGATTATCAAACACACAAAATCATCTACAAGGCTCACCGTTGTCCTGCTCCGCTTTGATCTGCGCCTCCAGATCCTCGGGGTCCACATATTGGTAGCTGTCGTCCTCGTCCGGGGGCTTACACCTGccgcagcagaagcagcagcagcagcaacagcagcagcagctgaacAGCGTGCAGCACAGCATCAGAGCCTACGCATAAGGCATCGCAAAAAATGAGGAAATCGACATAGCGGGCTGAGGAATTTGATGAGGCATTCAAAGAGGAATGTGTGCATCTATGTCGGCGGTGACTCGAACCCACCTTGAACCACCACTTGGACATGAGAAAGTAATACTTGACGCTCTCCTCCCCAAACTGCTCGGACACGTACAGTCCCATGGAGCCGTACTGGTCGTAGATCTTCCTCTTAGTTTCATCGTTGAGGATGGTGTTAGCATTGTTGATCTCCTTGAACTTCTCCGCCGCCTCCGGATTGTCTGGGTTCTTGTCCGGGTGGTACTTCAGCGCCAACTTCCTGCCGGGAGACGAAGGGTAAGGTTTTGAGTTCGAGAGTTACTTTGGGAGTGTGTGTGAATTGACACGAGCGCTCGCCTGTAGGCTTTCTTGATGTCCTCGGCCGAGGCGCCTTTCTCCAGTCCCAACACCTTGTAGACGCTCTCCCCCACCGTGGACATCTTCCTCTGGGCCCGTGACGCATGGGGGTTGGCATGGGGGTTGGTGTTAGCCATGGCTCACCACCGCTCTACGCGACAACACAAATGATGAACAACTAATATTACTGCTGTACTGAGGAGCTGAAACTGTATgcctgtattatactgcccccaagtgGCCAAGGCACACACTATAGAAGGAGCAGCATAAGATGCAATTAATTGAatcaaaaatgtatttaatcatgaaaaaaaaaaaagcattcaagtaaaaataattacaaattttcaagccCAAGGAAGTACCAAgtgtaatacacacacacacaaacgggtCGTTCAGCTAAGAAGATTACAGTTTGCCGACCTTTCACTTAATGAGCAGGCCTGGGCAGCTTTGGGTCAACTGACTGCCCTCGGAAAGCGTATCAAAGTCATTAAAAGACAACTCGACAGAGAGGCGACAGCTCAAGAAGGCCGTTGTTTTAATCAACCCTGCCATGCACATACACATGCACAGATGATGACGCTCACGGGCACCCACGATAAATGTACAGTTACTGACGATGAATGCACTACTACAGGCAATATAACAATGCACCAATTATTCAGACAGATGAAAGAGAGCAGTGTTTTTCTCTGTGGTTTGAGCCTTTTGAACAcccttgcatctaaatttagctcATTTTAAAAAGCGCCAAAACAGTTATCAATAGAaacatttttggaaataaaactcACAAACCTCCATTCTCAACAAAACAAGTCGTTCTTTCAGCAATGCAGACATCATGCCTCACCTGTACAACTACTCAAATCTCTACAAAATCATACGAattacaatttttaatttgaaaatctCCCGAATCCGGGtgacttgtatctcaaggcaccactgtacctAATATTTTAGCTCTCTTGTGCAACTAAACAATGTGATTAGTGACTACTTGAGTAGCTTTTATGATTATGTGCTGCTGATGCTGATGATTGGCGAGGGCTGTGCAACCTGCGAGGTTCTGTTCAGGGCACAGCACTCAGGGGCCATTGTTAAAATTCAAtatgggatttaaaaaaataaatgtgcattTCAATCTGTCTCGCCAATGTGTTGCAGAAACTGTGGCGGACAGCAGTGACGCTGCGTGTTTGCCGCCCTTGTCCTTGCCTGGCTAGACCTAATCCTCTGGCTAATGTTAATCTCCCGGCACGTTGACAATTAACTACTTTCTATTATTCTACTTGACAATCTGTCAGTGATTAATTTACTGACATGAATATACAGTATGacattaataaaacaaatatttgcattttttataGGCCTCTCCTTACCCTGTTAGCATCTTGCtaactagtgtgtgtgtgtgtggtacctGATGCTAACTGAAAGCGGTGTCTCGCCGGGATGCTGACTGGATCATCCGGTTTAGCGTTCGGACCCCCAATCATGGATTCGGTAGCACGCAGGGAAGGTCAGCCGGGGTCGAGTATTCAAATGGCGGGGCCGTTAAGCGAACCGAGCCAAGCCGAACAGCGCCGGTGTAATGTCAGTCCGCTGTCAGGATCTTTCCAGGGAATGACGTCGAGACGCGTTCAATGTCACGACGGAAAAATTCGTCATTTGGCGAGACGTCGCGACGTTCGTCGCATTTGCTGCAGTTGAAAAATGaccgaatttttttttaataataaaaccGCAAACTAAGGGATTAAAATGAACTCGAATAGCCATATACAGCAGTGTAtgtcaaatcaaaatgtatcaTGAAAAAAACTAATTATCTGGTGATAAGGTATTGATGCCATCTCACCCATTACACTAATGACAAGTACACTACAAAATAAACCATAATGAAACATAATAGACAATACTTGAACCAGTTACTGTGCCTTTAGGGGGCGTGGTCTAAGGTGTTAAGGATTTAAATGACTGTCCATTGCAATATCCACTCATCAACATAATAATTTGCAAGGGGATTaccatcattttatttttgcatgataCAAAAAAGTCTCCAACACTGCAGTGACATATATCCTTGATAGTAACCTTTGCCTGTGATCTGTAACAATGAAGCATATAATTGACGGTAAAACCCCCACTTTACGTAAAAATGACACTTATAGATTGTTGGGTAATGTCGAACATTTAAACAACGTGAGGTATATCAGAGCAGGGGGAAAAACCTTTTAGTTAATAAGTTGTCTGAATCCAAAGCAGCATTCTTTCCTCTTTTAAAGACAAAAATTGGTCCCAAAATAATTGACAGCAAGAGAAACTGTAAAGAAGAGAGCAAtgtaatgtaaaaaaacaaaacctcatCAAATAACAAGAATGACTCGACCACTTACCGTGTCTACAAGGTGCCCCCAGTTTATCGTCCGAGTACGGTGGCCAGCAGGGCCATTCGGATGTACATGCCATTCTCCGCCTGGCGGAAGTAGGCTGCCCTTGGGTCAGTGTCCACTTCGGCgctaaaatgacaacaaaagatGAACGTGTTTCTTGTTGCAAGATGACATAATGGATGAAACTGCAATTATTCAAGAGCTGACTTGACTGTCAAAATCGAACCTGATTTCATTAACTCGGGGCAGTGGATGCATGACCACCATCTTCTTCTTGGCAGCGGTCATGATGTGAGGGCTGAGGATGAACTGACCGAAACactgtacacaaaaaaaaaatacagacaatAAATTAAAATCGAGAGAGTAGAAATGGAAAAAGTGTCTTCTTACAGCTTTGTAGTCCTCTTCGGATGCAAACCTCTCCTTCTGAATCCTGGTCATGTAGAGGACGTCAGTCTCAGGCAGAGCTTCCTCGATGTTCTCGAACTCCTCCTGCCAACGACATCATCGTTCTGTTGAGTCGTCCATTCCTGCAATATTCCAGATGCAAACTTACCTGTTTGATTCCCTTGGAGGCCACGTAGTCGATGATCTCGGCCGGCATGTGGAGGTTCTCGGGGGCCACGTAGCGTAGTGTGATGCGGTACTGAGTCAACAGTTTGGCCAGCGAGTGGACGGTGCGGCCATGTTTCAGATCGCCGACCATGGTGACCTGGTTCCAAAATCAAACACAGACCTTTAAGAGCCACGTCCTCGCAATCCAGAAGGGCGACGGGCCTCACTGTCATGCCGTTGACCGTGCCCAGCTCCTCCCGGATGGTGAAGACGTCCAGAAGAGCCTGAGTGGGGTGCTCGCCCACCCCGTCACCTGCGTTGATCACTGGCTTGCGACAGTGGCGTGATGCGCTCTGGATGACATCACAGCAAGAACACATTAAAAGGAAACACTTTGAAGTTGAGTAAAAGGAATTTTAAAATATGGCCGTACCTCCACGGCTCCAGGAGTGGGGTGTCTAAGCACCAGAACATCAGCGTAGCAGCTCATGGTCTGCACCGAGTCCGCCAGGGACTCGCCCTTCTGCGTGGACGATGTGGACTCACTGAAGTGGACCACTGAGCCACCCAGACGCTGCATGGCTGCCGCAAAGGAACTGCTGGTGCGGGTGCTCACCTCGTAGAACATGGACGCCATCACTTTGCCCTGCGGCAGTCGTCGGGCAATTTTATgtcaaaccaaaaacaaaaaaataggtgTCGGAGGGAGGGAATATTGCACCTACCTTGAGTATGTCGAGGCTACGTTCCTTCTGAACCAGCAAGCGTAACGTGTGTGCAATGTTGAACAAGTGAGACATCTGAAATAGACAACAAACGTCTAATCATGTTACTGTCATGTTGAATGCATCTGTGTGTGAGTTTTGTCCCAGGTCCGACCTGGTCTTTGCTGAACTGTCTGACAGACAGGACGTGCTGGCCAACCAGGGGGTGCAGCAGAGGAGACATGTGGGCGTGGGGCAGCTGGCCGACGGCCGTCTGCCCAGGCCCAGGCTGGGGGGACAGAAGCCTGGACAGCGGAGGCGGGTGGCCGTAGCTTTCGGCCACACCCGAGGGCGGCAGCATGACCATCTCTGCACAGTTATGCACTTTAGAACTACAAACATAActatcaatttatttatttttttggtcaattttaAAGCAAGTGTCCATCCTACCTGGTGGCATTCCAGGGTCGGAAGAGCGGTGGATGCGGGCGGGCTGCAGGTAGCGACTATCTCCAGCCGAACGTCGAGGGCTGGCTGCTCGAGTTCGCACCGGACCGTCGCGGGGAGGGGTCGGGCGAGGACGCTCGGGGGTCTAAAAGCAAAGAAGCAAGACTTGAACGTTTTAGGCATGCTCTGAACAGGATTTCTACTCCTTACCATTGGGCTTTCGGGGGAAAGGACGGAAGCCACTGGCCAGCTCTTCACGTCTTCGCCATAACCTGGTGCCACCAACAcctaacaaaaaatgaaatacataaaaacaaaacaagcgaGAAAATTATTTCAATACACTTATATTTTTCATGATATAAAAATGTAATCAAATATTTTATAGAGATTTTGTGGACTCGGGGTTCGGTAACATCTGTGTGAGAACCCAAAACAGTCCATAGAGGTTTACCTGCCCGTCGATGTAGGCCACCTCTCCTCGCAGGACCACACGACGAACTTTGCCCTTCACCTTCATGCCTTGGAACGGCGTCCATTTGGACTTGGTGAAAAGCATGGCCTGTGGAATCACCCACTCATGCTCCAAGTCCACCTGGTCCGCAGAAGAACaacaccagttttttttttttatcccaacTCTATTTCTAGCAACTACAGAGTCATACAAAAACTTAACATTTAAACTTTACAACAATATTTTTCAACTGATTTAAAACCAAGGGTTCTAATCCGATCTCAAATATtagatatatgtatattttaagTATTCCAAGGATTGTCAGTAAGCGTGATTAAGTAATGACGTCGTGACTGGGTACCTCCACATAGGTGTTTTCTTGCATGGGCAGGTTAAAGATGCGGCGCGGGTTGTCGTGAAGACGACGGATGATGTCGTCCAAAGTCAGACGCCCCTCGCTGACGGCGGTGAGCAGCAGTGGCAGCATGGTCTCTAGGCCAGGGTAGCCTGGAGGAGGATGGTCACTGTTTTTCTCTTCTACCGAGTGAggagctggaaaaaaaagagagaaattggATCTTGATGCAATGTTGCAGCTCGGGTTGGCTGATATGGTCTTACAATATCATCTCATCGCAATTTGATAAATTTTTCCTGACCGTGATCTGTGGCGAAGCAGTCGATAATGTCCAGGTTTTCCCATAGCGCCTCCATGTCCTCGCGGGAGCCCAGCATGGGTCGCACCTCCGCTCGCCCATTGCCGATCTCCACCACGTCGTCGTCGCAAAGGAACAGGTGATGAGGCGCCACCTCACATGTCACATGGATGCCCTTCTGCTTGGCAGCCCGGATGATCATGATCTGAGAGTGAACGGGAAAAAAACAGCAGCGAGTCAATTCTATCTATTATTTTAAGTTTTTtactcaagattttttttaattacttgtATCCTCTTATACTTTAGTTGTTCTGGTTCTTTGCCTGTGAGAGGAGAGCATCTTACCTCATCCTTTTTGGCCACATGGCAgatgtgcaccggccgctggtagAGCTGAGCCACCATCAAGATGGCGGCCACCGTCTGCTTCTCAGCATGTGCCACGATGGGAAGATGCTTGGGCCACTTCTCAAAGTGCttcaaagagaagaaaattgTCAAATGACAACTGATGGTGGTGCGGTGTGGAGGGGAACGGAGCGTACCTCCATCCACAGTGAGACATTGTCCATCTTAAGGGTGGAGTAGGTGTCGTTTAGGTACATCTTCAGGCCGACAGCCTGACTGGAAATGGACGGCAGGACAGCCGCGTTGTCCGAGGTGGCGCCCAAATAAAGTGCGTAGTCGCAGCGGCAGTTGGCTTTAGCGAGCTGTGACATCACAACAGACGCCAGAAGCAAGTCACATAAGTGTGAGTCCGAGCAAGTCTTAAATTTCAAGTTTTAAGCAGATCCTGAGTGACGTCCTGTTCATCCAGTCTATTTTTGACAACATCTATCGTACCTTCTGAGCGAGGGCAAGGGTGGTGCCGTCGGTGATGGCGGGGGAGGTATTGGGCATGGCGCACACCATGGTCACGCCGCCAGCCAGGGCAGCCGCCGTGCCCGAGGAGAAGTCCTCTTTGTGGGTGGCACCGGGTTCCCGCAAGTGGACGTGGACGTCGATGAGGCCTGGCAGAAAAAGGAAGCTATCATAACATGCAAAAACCACTGACACAAAAATGTAATGCCCTTGTTCACAAACTGTATTATCATCATTAGACTTGGAAAGTTCTAAAATCTAATTCTAtgcttatattatatatttgcaGAGGAACCAGGAACTCACCAGGCAGGCGGACTAATGTCTGTGAGGTCATGCTGTCGATGTGAGTCTTCACCGGCGGACTTCGGCCAATCTGACGGAGAGCCTGCAAACGAGCATTTCGATATTTCAACAGCTGGAATTGTTTCTGTCAGCATGTCTGTTTATCCTTCGTGTATTtcttaattaattaaattatgaggctttttttttttttacagaacaaTAGAAGTAAAACAGATGCAAAGTTGCTGTTGTCTATCAGTATCCACAATGAAGGACCTACCTGCACAAAGAGTTTGGTGCATTTGATGTCGATAATGAGTGGCACTGAGTAGTCGATGGCCATGCGGCGGGTGCGGTAACCCTTGGTGACAAAGGAGGAGAGGCGGCGCCCCCCGCTGTTCCTCATCGAGAGGTTGACCACCAGGTCAAAGTGGTTCTCTTCCAGGTAGTTCATGATGCTTCGTTGCTTCTCCTTGGTGGGACAATCGCTTTCCTCCTCCTCGAACGGCCAGTCCACGGCTGTCACCTAGCAAACATTGGACACGGGGACAAGAAATGGCAATAATAGCACAAAAGGATTGTTGCATTTTccgcgggggggggggtcaacttGCCTTGATGCCGTGTTCCGTGTAGAAATCAGCAGTGCCCAGACTGGCGTAAAGGTCGTAACCCAACGTCTCCAGAGTCTGGACTGTGGGCAGTAGCTCGCTCTTGttctacaaacaaaaaaaagtattagACGGTGCATTCAGGTTCGGTGGGAAATTGCAAAGTTGGAGCTTTAAAAGATTCAATGATGTAATATAAAAGTGCTGAGGAGAAGGATAAAATAGCTTTACCTTGTAGCTGCCGATGGAGAGCAGAATGTTCTTCTTGGGAATCTTGAAGCCGGTGGAGAGCATGGCTTTGAGGTAAGCCTCGTAGCGGTTTTCACCAAAACACGCCACCTCTCCAGTGCTGGTCATCTCCACGCCCAGCACCACGTCTGCACCCGCCAGCCGTGAGAAGGAAAACTGAGGAACCTGAGAGGAACACGTTGACATCAACAGAGGAAATACAAAAAGATGGAAGGAGAGCTTACCTTGACGCCCACAATGCCCTTTCCTCTCATCAGGCCCACCGGCTCCACCTCCTCGCCCATGATGATCTGCGTCGCGAGGGCGACGAGGTCCACGCCCAGCGTCTTGGATACAAAGGGgaaggagcgcgagacgcgaacGTTGCATTCAATCACCTTCAGCTGGTCGTCCTGGCAGCACAGAGACACAAGGGAAATTATGTCATAATAACACAACTAAAAGACTACAATAATCAaagcacgtaaaaaaaaaaaaaaaaaaaaaaacagttaataAAAAATCATCACCTTCGCAATGAGTTGCAGATTCAAGGGTCCCGTGACCTGCAATTCTTGCCCAATGGCGTGGACGATGATCTTGATCCTCTCGATGGTCTTCTGGTTGAGGTCCTGAGGGGGCGTCACCAGCGTGGCGTCGCCAGAGTGCACGCCGGCGTTCTCCACATGCTCCGACACGGCAAAGGCCAAGACCACGCCGTCGCTCGCCACCGCATCCACGTCTATTTCCTACAGGATCCGATTAGTTTACAAACAACTGGGACGTAAACCCGATGTCATTTATGGGATTGGTCCGTGGGCCTCCCTTGGTCTCACCTTGGCCTCCTGTATGAACTTAGAAATGACGACAGGATGCTCCTTGGACACGGCCACGGCGTTACTCAGGTATTTCTCCAGGTCATTGTCGCTGTAGGCAACGTTCATGGCAGCACCGCTCAGCACGTAGGACGGCCGAACCAAGCATGGGTAGCCCACCGTCTCACAAAAACTTATAGCAGACTGCCGAGACACAAGTTGGCATCGCTTTTCTATTTCGGGCAGGGTGTCTGGGTGACAAATGTTTAAGGCTTAAGCTGCAGCTAGAAAGTCAAAGGTGGCAATGTTACCTCGGTATCGGAGAGTTCTTTCCACTGTGGCTGGCTGATGCCGATGGTGTCCAACATTCTGGAGAACTTGAACCTGTTCTCTGCCGAGTCGATGAACTCGGGTGAGGTTCCCAGGATGCGGCACTGCTGGCGGTGCAGCGACATGGCAATGTTGTTGGGCAGCTGGCCGCCCATGCAGAGGATCACGCCCTCCAGGTTTTCCAGCTCATAGATATCCATCACCACCTGagagcaacacacacaacatcaaATCTCAAGTGAGTGccttttcaataaaaaaatattttaaaacgtTTCTGAAGGTTTTCAAGGTGAATGAGCTACAAAGGCACCTCAAAGGAGATTTCATCAAAGTAGAGGCGGTCACACATGTCGTAGTCCGTGCTGACTGTCTCAGGGTTGTAGTTCACCATTATGGTCTTGTAGCCCATCTGCAGGACGAGAGGAGATGAATGGATCAGACCGAAGGTGGCAATGGACTAAGAGCGGGGGCGGGCGTTTGAGGGCCGCACCTTCCGGAGCTCGGTGATGCAGCCAACCGCGCACCAGTCGAATTCGACGCTGCTGCCGATGCGGTAGACGCCCGATCCGATCACCATGACGTGCAGGTCGCTGAAGCTCAGGTCGTGCTGGGCGGCGTTGTAGGTCAGGTACAGGTAGTTAGTGAAGGCCGGCCACTCCGCTGCCACTGTGTCGATCTGCTTGACCACAGGAAGGATGGACCAATCGTGGCGCAGTTTCCTCACAGCCAGTTCGGTGCTGGGGTCGGGAGGGGCGGCGATGCCACAGGTTAAAACAACAATGACCAATCAAATCTACTCTTCAAGCTCTCCCCACCTCTGGACAGCCAAGGCGATCTGCTTGTCCGAGAAGCCCAACTGCTTGGCCTTGCGCATCACCTCGGGCGGCATAAGACTCTCGTCCTGCGCAATTGATTCCACACAAGTAAATAACAACCTGGTCTCCGCTTTAGTGCTTTGGTGAACATTGGCCCGGTCCCACCTGGTTGTACTTCTCCAGCAGTCGCTCGTGGTCGGCGATGTTCTTCATCTTGTGCAAGAACCAGCGGTCGATCTTGGTCAGCTCATACAGTTGGTCCACCGTGTAGCCAGCACGGAGGGCGGCGGCCAGAACGAAGATCCGCTTGTCAGTGGGCATCTGGAGCTCCTGGCAGAAGTGATGGGAAGGaacagaaaaatattttgttacgGAAGTACATTTTTCAGTTTTCTGAAGACGAGCAGGCGTTCATAACACCTTCGTCACTCACCTGTTGAGACACCGGCTTGATAGTGTGATCAAACCCGACGCAGTTCTCGTCCACCATCCTCAGAGCCTTCTGGAAGGCCTCCTCAAAGCTGCGGCCGATGGCCATCACCTCACCTGGACAATAACGTTGTGCAGTGAAACCCCCAACGTGGTGCAGCAATAACATGGTCTCTTACCGACACTCTTCATGGAGCTTCCAATCTTGGTGGAGACCCTCAAAAACTTGCTCAGATCCCAACGAGGCACCTTCACTACACAGTAGTCTAAACTGGGCTCAAAGTTAGCCGTGGTTGAGTTGGTGACAGAATTCCTGGGGGAGGAAACACCCATCCAGGTGAAACAGGCTTCTGTGTAAAATAAGCCTCGCTTGAAATCATCTATGTCGTCATACTTGAGTTGCGGCAACGGAATCCCCAGGCCGAGTTTTGCTGCTACGTATGCCAGAGGGTAACCCGTCGCTTTGCTGGCCAGAGCAGAGCTGCGCGACAGGCGGGCGTTGACCTCGATGATGTAGTACTGAAAGAGAAGAACTCTAAGTAAGCTAGGTCATATTTGTAAACACCTTGTGTAGTAAGTTGCATTATATCTTGTATTAGGCACATTTGTTTTAGTGCACAGTGCATCATCTATTTTTACCTGGTCAGATTCGGGATTAAGCGCATACTGGATGTTGCACTCTCCCACAATGCCAAGATGGCGGATGACCTTGATGGCGGTGTTCCGAAGCATATTGTACTCGTGGTCGTTGAGCGTTTGACTGGGCGCCACAACGA
This genomic stretch from Syngnathus scovelli strain Florida chromosome 20, RoL_Ssco_1.2, whole genome shotgun sequence harbors:
- the dnajc5ga gene encoding dnaJ (Hsp40) homolog, subfamily C, member 5 gamma a isoform X1, with amino-acid sequence MANTNPHANPHASRAQRKMSTVGESVYKVLGLEKGASAEDIKKAYRKLALKYHPDKNPDNPEAAEKFKEINNANTILNDETKRKIYDQYGSMGLYVSEQFGEESVKYYFLMSKWWFKALMLCCTLFSCCCCCCCCCFCCGRCKPPDEDDSYQYVDPEDLEAQIKAEQDNGNTVIIGQPSASGGGAQTPDGKGPSTPLPMPSPPAPESEPGLQQEEEKPRESLPESK
- the dnajc5ga gene encoding dnaJ (Hsp40) homolog, subfamily C, member 5 gamma a isoform X2 — translated: MANTNPHANPHASRAQRKMSTVGESVYKVLGLEKGASAEDIKKAYRKLALKYHPDKNPDNPEAAEKFKEINNANTILNDETKRKIYDQYGSMGLYVSEQFGEESVKYYFLMSKWWFKALMLCCTLFSCCCCCCCCCFCCGRCKPPDEDDSYQYVDPEDLEAQIKAEQDNGR
- the cad gene encoding multifunctional protein CAD, which encodes MSEKTIASLILEDGTRFTGSLFGAKVSVSGEVVFQTGMVGYPEALTDPSYRCQLLTLTYPLVGNYGVPAGVEGAFGLSKWFESSKIHAAALIIGELSECPSHWSSVKSLDRWLQDQGVPGLQGIDTRCLTKKIREKGTMLGKLVLEGTPEDIVPFDNPDKRNLVQEVSMREPQLFNPSGILRITVVDCGIKYNQIRCLAERGARVTVVPWDHPLDSSEFDGLFISNGPGDPLLCQATIDNVRKVVCVDQPKPVFGICLGHQLLSLVIGAKTYKMKYGNRGHNQPCLHKGTDRCFITSQNHGFAVDPDTLPSDWDVLFTNANDHTNEGIVHNMHPLFSVQFHPEHMAGPTDLVGLFDVFLETVRDHKEGNAGKPVKRRLMEHLTYTNSPNPEELSRPRKVLILGSGGLSIGQAGEFDYSGSQAIKALKEENIQTVLINPNIATVQTSKGLADKVYFLPITAEYVTQVIKNERPDGVLLTFGGQTALNCGVELTKLGVLEKYNVRVLGTPVASIEMTEDRKIFVEKMEEINEHVAPSEAALSVEQAVAAAERLGYPVLVRSAFALGGLGSGFANSREELTSLVTSAFAHTSQVLVDKSLKGWKEIEYEVVRDAFDNCVTVCNMENIDPLGIHTGESIVVAPSQTLNDHEYNMLRNTAIKVIRHLGIVGECNIQYALNPESDQYYIIEVNARLSRSSALASKATGYPLAYVAAKLGLGIPLPQLKNSVTNSTTANFEPSLDYCVVKVPRWDLSKFLRVSTKIGSSMKSVGEVMAIGRSFEEAFQKALRMVDENCVGFDHTIKPVSQQELQMPTDKRIFVLAAALRAGYTVDQLYELTKIDRWFLHKMKNIADHERLLEKYNQDESLMPPEVMRKAKQLGFSDKQIALAVQSTELAVRKLRHDWSILPVVKQIDTVAAEWPAFTNYLYLTYNAAQHDLSFSDLHVMVIGSGVYRIGSSVEFDWCAVGCITELRKMGYKTIMVNYNPETVSTDYDMCDRLYFDEISFEVVMDIYELENLEGVILCMGGQLPNNIAMSLHRQQCRILGTSPEFIDSAENRFKFSRMLDTIGISQPQWKELSDTESAISFCETVGYPCLVRPSYVLSGAAMNVAYSDNDLEKYLSNAVAVSKEHPVVISKFIQEAKEIDVDAVASDGVVLAFAVSEHVENAGVHSGDATLVTPPQDLNQKTIERIKIIVHAIGQELQVTGPLNLQLIAKDDQLKVIECNVRVSRSFPFVSKTLGVDLVALATQIIMGEEVEPVGLMRGKGIVGVKVPQFSFSRLAGADVVLGVEMTSTGEVACFGENRYEAYLKAMLSTGFKIPKKNILLSIGSYKNKSELLPTVQTLETLGYDLYASLGTADFYTEHGIKVTAVDWPFEEEESDCPTKEKQRSIMNYLEENHFDLVVNLSMRNSGGRRLSSFVTKGYRTRRMAIDYSVPLIIDIKCTKLFVQALRQIGRSPPVKTHIDSMTSQTLVRLPGLIDVHVHLREPGATHKEDFSSGTAAALAGGVTMVCAMPNTSPAITDGTTLALAQKLAKANCRCDYALYLGATSDNAAVLPSISSQAVGLKMYLNDTYSTLKMDNVSLWMEHFEKWPKHLPIVAHAEKQTVAAILMVAQLYQRPVHICHVAKKDEIMIIRAAKQKGIHVTCEVAPHHLFLCDDDVVEIGNGRAEVRPMLGSREDMEALWENLDIIDCFATDHAPHSVEEKNSDHPPPGYPGLETMLPLLLTAVSEGRLTLDDIIRRLHDNPRRIFNLPMQENTYVEVDLEHEWVIPQAMLFTKSKWTPFQGMKVKGKVRRVVLRGEVAYIDGQVLVAPGYGEDVKSWPVASVLSPESPMTPERPRPTPPRDGPVRTRAASPRRSAGDSRYLQPARIHRSSDPGMPPEMVMLPPSGVAESYGHPPPLSRLLSPQPGPGQTAVGQLPHAHMSPLLHPLVGQHVLSVRQFSKDQMSHLFNIAHTLRLLVQKERSLDILKGKVMASMFYEVSTRTSSSFAAAMQRLGGSVVHFSESTSSTQKGESLADSVQTMSCYADVLVLRHPTPGAVESASRHCRKPVINAGDGVGEHPTQALLDVFTIREELGTVNGMTVTMVGDLKHGRTVHSLAKLLTQYRITLRYVAPENLHMPAEIIDYVASKGIKQEEFENIEEALPETDVLYMTRIQKERFASEEDYKACFGQFILSPHIMTAAKKKMVVMHPLPRVNEISAEVDTDPRAAYFRQAENGMYIRMALLATVLGR